Proteins found in one Choloepus didactylus isolate mChoDid1 chromosome 3, mChoDid1.pri, whole genome shotgun sequence genomic segment:
- the LOC119528729 gene encoding UPF0561 protein C2orf68 homolog has translation MEAAPDPGPGLCCKPGGWLDMSHGFVHHIRRNQLARDDYDKKVKQAAKEKARRRHTPAPTGPRKPDLQVYLPRRRDDSTRPSNPDCEESGESSSSGGSELEPSGHQLFCLEYEADSGEVTSVIVYQDDDPERVIKEVSDHTPLDPPMREALKLRIREEMAKRQSRP, from the exons ATGGAGGCGGCGCCGGACCCCGGGCCGGGGCTCTGCTGCAAGCCCGGCGGGTGGCTGGACATGAGCCACGGCTTCGTGCACCACATTCGACGGAACCAACTCGCCCG GGACGACTATGACAAGAAGGTGAAGCAAGCGGCCAAGGAGAAGGCGAGGAGGCGGCACACGCCCGCGCCGACAGGGCCCCGTAAGCCCGACCTGCAGGTGTACCTGCCGCGACGCCGAGATGACTCTACCCGCCCAAGCAACCCAGACTGTGAGGAGTCCGGCGAAAGCAGCAGTAGTGGTGGCTCCGAGCTGGAGCCTTCTGGGCATCAGCTCTTCTGCTTAGAATATGAGGCCGACAGCGGAGAGGTCACGTCAGTTATCGTGTATCAGGACGATGATCCAGAAAGGGTGATAAAGGAGGTGTCAGACCACACGCCTCTGGATCCACCCATGCGAGAGGCCCTGAAGTTGCGCATCCGGGAGGAGATGGCAAAGCGCCAGAGCCGACCCTGA